The genome window ATATCGACGTATTAGCTCACTCTTTGCACACGAAGAATAAATTAGCAGTTGACGTAAATCCAGAATTACAACTATTAATAGTCGCCAGCTGATCTACAAGTTCTTCAAAGATCAGTATTTGAATCGCCTAACGTAGACAGCCATTGACACATCACACCCGACAAGTGAGACCTCGTACCACGTGTCGCTGACATGGCATAAGACGATCCCATGAGTTCGGTCACACAACATCGACTTAAAGGTTGAACCGATAAAATTATTACTTTATAATTGTGTACGATCTCATGACTCATTGATGGTCAAACGATGTGCGTAACCATTATGATCTCATGACTCATTGATGGTCGATTATCACGTCATATAAAGGCTCTCTAGACGTGTTCTCTTGAACTTAGGTAATTAACCGAATCTTCCTAACTCTTACTAGCTCAagtatcaaaagaacattttcggaTATACCTCCGATGTAGCTCTTTGTAGGGTCTATGCCTAAGTTCCCGGTACCTCAGCTTAAGATAAACTCGAAAATGGATATCGATTGATTTCGAACCCGAACACACACATGTTGGACAACGAAAACATATATGGTAACACCAACCTTGCAGTGTCTGAAGTTGATCCGAGGAACATTTCTTGATATCGAGCTTGCAGTCTCCCCAAGTCTTATTAGTATCAGCAGAGTTTGGCACTAAAATATTTCTGATCTGCGAATAGATAACACACGTCACACAGTAGAAACCTTCACGAGAGtggttaataaaataatatagctCATTAAAGTTATAACCTGCCATTGATCGTATGCTGCATTGAGTATAAAAAGGGGTGTCTTCATTGTGGCCACCACGTTCTGCGGGAAAAAGCACTGCATGTATTCACGTAACCAAAGAGTAAGTCAGATGACTTGAGGTCTTCTGTATTCGTTCCAGAATGAAAGTATACTTCCCACCTTGTTTGCTGGTAAGCTCGACGTGCATGAAGATGGCAAATTATTTGCTGATGCCTTCAAAACCAAAAAGCACCACAGAATTATCATCACAAAAAAGTTGGAGGGAGTCATCAATCAAGAGCATGGAAGGTCAGAGCGTACATGAAGATTAATAACATCACTATAAAAGGATTGGATCGAGTCTGCTCCAgaaatatccttcctgttcataAAAACCATAGTGCTGGTTAACGTCAGAGCCAGAAAGAGATTCAGAGATCACAATCAAATTAACATATATTAGGTTAGACATCGATTCAATCCAAATGTTTAAGCCATTTGAGTACAGACAAAACCTAGTATATGTAAACTTAGCGATAAACGACTATCCTCTCAATCCAGCTTTtttatcttataatatttttggttTAGCTCTCTTTATctcgtatgtatatatgtgaataTTTGCAACAGTAGCCCGACGATGAGATTCGTGACGCGGAATAAAGATGTAGAACTTACGCATCAATGAAATAACCAGCATCGGAGAAGCATTTCACTGTTGCATTCGCTGGGAGAAGACTACGGAAGCTGTCACAATGTAGTATGGTTGTCAATCCACCTGCTGAGCAACCACCGAGAATTGCCTGCGAGCATTCGCCAATGTTAGAACAGAAACTTTGAGAGTGATAAGACTTGACCACTTGACATCCACATACGTTTTGTGCTTTGTTCATCCCCCTCGCCAATAGATCTTTCATAATAGCTCGCCAAACTCTGGCTCCTCTGAAGTAGAGACCTGTAGCCTAGTCAAACGAAGATGTGAAAGACATGTTATCGATACAGCGTTGCTTAGCAAGGAAATGAAACATATATCAGAAGAAGCATCGGATTAGGAGCTCACAGGATCTACTTTTTCTATGTCCCCTGTAAATGAGGCACCATCACAGTACCGAATCTTGACCCGGTTCCAGTTATAGAAGTCTGCAAGCATTGCAAGAATCAAAGCAAAGAATAAGACCGCAAAAGCTccgtattattgttgttgttgttcttgtaTTCGATGGCATCATTCGAATGATACAATGAAAGTTAAATCTGACATGCATTAAGAAATTGTGTTAATAGTACATTGGTAGAGAAGGAAGACTAATCATACCAGGATTGCTTTCCTGAACGCCTCCTAACATGCCAGAGAAGGAGACAGGCGGCATATGATTGGAGGAACCTCTAAAATTGCCTTTACGTTCTACGCAATCATTAACAGTGCTGCACCAACCACCTCCCTGCAAAATGAGGAGGGAGGGATTTATTCCGTGACCAAGAAGAGATTCTTTCGAAACTTGGATGTTCCTCAATTTGAGATTTATAATATCGTTCGATATAATATGATATTGTAATACTCTCATTAATCACACATCAAAGATGgaaaaaattaagattaatttataaaaatctcatgagtaaattattattaatttttttatttaagtattttaattaatgatttaagttaaataaaattgataaacCAATTAGCTCACCAAGTCAACAGTTTGTCATCACTGATTAGGGTAAATTAACTTTGCTCAATATAATGCCTGTATTGTCTTGTACTgattttttttacatatattttcaaaatttagTATATTCCGATAATACCGTAAGTACACTGATACAAACCGGTATGATATATAACAATACATTAGGGATATAAGAAATTATGAATCTTGGTGTACATTTCTCTTTTGTAGCaaatagaaatataattaaaaaagaatACAAATCTTGTTACTTCATTTTCAGCAGTGAATGTGCAAAATCTACTTTCACTTTACATTTTTTGtctatcaaagaaaatttttgcATCTACCGTGTAGTAAAACAATCTATCTATCTGTTGTTGCATGTAATATAGAAGACTAAGACTGGGAAACCTACAAGGAATTGAAGTTCTACAAGTTCTAAAGATAAATCATGATCTAAGAGGAATTCCAATCACCATTTCTACTGCCAAAGCTCACGCTTCAGTTCTAGATGTTGAAATCAGGTTTGACGGGCATCCTATGTTGACACAAATCATATATGCATACAACATATAACCAACAATTAATCGAAAACGTACCGATCATAATGTTTGCGAACTACATCAAGAAAATAAACTGACCTCGACGAAAAGCAACCAGTTATTTGCACCAGAGCCAGAACCAGGGGCGAGATTATATGCTGCAGGACTTCCATCCAAGCAAACTGGAAAATAAGAAGATGAGCTCATTTGGAAGCTGCCGTGGGTAGATGTCCAAGAATGAACTTGTTCGGATAACTATCATAGCAATGAAGAAGATAAGATCCAAAAGAGAATCCATGGGTACACAGACCTGCTCCTTCAGCTACTGCACTTTTCAACAGAGTCATGGGCACATTGTCACCTTCAACTTGTAGAAAGGCCAGTAGATAGAGTAAGCAGATGAGAGGGCACacccatgttcctgatttaacacCAACCATTCTGCaacaacgattcgaatctgttaaCACAGAAGACAGAAAAGCCTACAGGAGGAGTCGAAAGGCCATTCTGTACTTCATTAGAAATAGAAATCTACGAGAATCCACGGGATAATCCAAGACAAGGCCTCAGAGAAACATGCAAGCTGAGAACGAGGAACTTAGAAGAACTAAAAAGACCTGAAATTTAATGGCGAAGCACTGCGCACAAACCGCTTCGCGATGAGCTGAGAACACTTGTACGATGGAGAGGAACTCGAGCTCTCGGCCGTGCTCATTGTTGGCTGTGGAGGAAGGGACTCTTTAAAAGATTTTGCTGTGCACGGAGTTTTTGGCATAATGATTCCTGGAATCGTAGGTGTTAAAAGACGGACAGCAGAATTTGGAAGGTACcgatcaaagaaagaaaaacattcaaACGTTCCTTCGTTAAATACCAAACATGGAGGAAAGAATGAATATGATCGAAAGATGACGCAAGAAGAATATTTCGTGAGCAATTATATTATCATTTTGAAGGTTGATGTATCGGTAATGCACGAGACTCTCgggactaattatagattatgctCTATAATTAACTATCGTTACAATGAAAGAATaaggattaaaataataaaaagaaaaagaggttTTACGGTGAGGTTATTCTTTTACCATAATTACAGTCTCTATATTTAGATATAGATATAACTCCCGAGAGTCTTATATAGATTAATTAGATacgtaattagttatctttagcattCTAATCCTTATacgttcaaaaattatattaagatccctatattaataaaagtgaaatatttaaatcCGTTTCTCCTTACGCCATCGATTTTGCTGATAGAAATACCACATACTCTCAGTGATAAACCGAAGTGAAATAGAATCAATACGTTCTTAGTGATAAATCATACAATATTTTCATCAGTAAAATTGatgatgttaaaaaaaaatagaattaaaTGTTTCAATCTTATAAGTATAGGAATCATAATGtaacttttaaaattataatgattgggatactaaatataattaattatagaagataatatgtaattaatctgTAAGACTCCTCGGGAGTTAATGTGTTTCTAAATTTAGAGACTATCATTATGGTAAAGAAATAACCTCACCATAAGACTTacctttttttgttattattttaatCATCGTTCCTTTGTTGTTATAATTCTAATTAAAACTCATGAGTTGGATGAAAGTTATTACGTGAAGAACAAATGGTGATATGGAATCagaaattttaatatttgtaaAGTGATACTATCATTCTGGTTCTTTCCGATTTTGATACAAATATAATAATTCATTGCACACACTATCATGATTAATAATGGATTGAAACCTAAATAAAAAAACCTAAATGGATGATTTCCTGAAAAAGTTTCTCATTTTAAACTTTTCTTAGAAATATGCCTCTAATTTTTACCATTTCCATTTGGTACCTTTATTTtct of Musa acuminata AAA Group cultivar baxijiao chromosome BXJ1-7, Cavendish_Baxijiao_AAA, whole genome shotgun sequence contains these proteins:
- the LOC135679877 gene encoding pectin acetylesterase 7-like, with product MVGVKSGTWVCPLICLLYLLAFLQVEGDNVPMTLLKSAVAEGAVCLDGSPAAYNLAPGSGSGANNWLLFVEGGGWCSTVNDCVERKGNFRGSSNHMPPVSFSGMLGGVQESNPDFYNWNRVKIRYCDGASFTGDIEKVDPATGLYFRGARVWRAIMKDLLARGMNKAQNAILGGCSAGGLTTILHCDSFRSLLPANATVKCFSDAGYFIDAKDISGADSIQSFYSDVINLHASANNLPSSCTSSLPANKCFFPQNVVATMKTPLFILNAAYDQWQIRNILVPNSADTNKTWGDCKLDIKKCSSDQLQTLQGFRTTFLNALPGAGSSSTGMFILSCHTHCQSGDADTWFAADSPRIDNTPIGKAVGDWYFGRSSAVRKIDCPYPCNSSCRKVDSNSMED